One stretch of Priestia megaterium DNA includes these proteins:
- the aspA gene encoding aspartate ammonia-lyase produces MKQETAGYRTEADFLGEKQIPADVYYGVQTARAVENFPITGYKVHEEMIKALAIVKKAAALANMDTKRLYEGIGNAIVQAADEILAGQWHEYFIVDPIQGGAGTSMNMNANEVIANRALEIMGNNKGEYGKLSPNSHVNMSQSTNDVFPTAIHISTLNLLNKLLVTMNDMHDVFKRKAQEFDHVIKMGRTHLQDAVPVRLGQEFEAYSRVLARDIKRISATRDHLHEVNMGATAVGTGLNADPRYIENVVKHLADISGLPLVHAEHLVDATQNTDAYTEVSAALKICMTNMSKIANDLRLMASGPRAGLGEISLPARQPGSSIMPGKVNPVMAELINQIAFQVMGNDQTISLASEAGQMELNVMEPVLVFNLLQSISIMNNGFRSFTDHCLAGIEANETRMKEYVEKSVGIITAVNPHLGYEVVSRIAREAILTGKPIRELCLQYDVLTEEELDLILNPFEMTNPGIAGSSLFDRQ; encoded by the coding sequence ATGAAACAAGAAACAGCAGGATATCGTACAGAAGCTGATTTTCTAGGAGAAAAACAAATCCCAGCAGACGTATACTACGGTGTACAAACCGCACGTGCCGTAGAAAATTTCCCGATTACGGGTTATAAAGTACATGAAGAAATGATTAAAGCGCTTGCTATTGTAAAAAAAGCGGCAGCGCTTGCAAATATGGATACAAAGCGCTTATATGAAGGTATTGGAAATGCGATTGTGCAAGCAGCTGATGAAATTTTAGCAGGTCAGTGGCATGAATACTTTATTGTGGACCCTATTCAAGGCGGAGCAGGAACATCAATGAATATGAATGCTAATGAAGTTATTGCAAACCGTGCTCTTGAAATTATGGGAAATAATAAAGGGGAGTATGGTAAATTAAGTCCTAACAGCCATGTTAATATGTCTCAGTCAACAAATGATGTATTTCCAACGGCTATCCATATTTCAACGCTGAACTTATTAAATAAACTTCTTGTTACAATGAATGATATGCATGATGTGTTTAAACGAAAAGCGCAAGAATTTGATCATGTAATTAAAATGGGCCGTACGCACCTTCAAGATGCTGTACCCGTTCGTCTTGGTCAAGAGTTTGAAGCATACAGCCGTGTTTTAGCGCGCGACATTAAGCGTATCAGCGCAACGCGTGACCACTTGCATGAAGTAAATATGGGGGCGACAGCTGTTGGAACAGGCTTAAATGCAGATCCTCGCTATATTGAAAATGTGGTCAAACACTTAGCGGATATCAGCGGTCTGCCGCTTGTGCATGCAGAGCATTTAGTGGACGCTACTCAAAATACAGATGCTTATACAGAAGTATCTGCAGCGCTTAAAATCTGTATGACAAATATGTCTAAAATTGCAAATGACCTGCGTTTAATGGCATCTGGACCTCGTGCAGGTCTAGGAGAAATCAGCCTTCCTGCTCGTCAGCCTGGCTCTTCAATCATGCCAGGAAAAGTAAACCCTGTTATGGCTGAATTAATCAATCAAATTGCGTTTCAAGTAATGGGAAATGACCAAACGATCTCTCTTGCTTCAGAAGCAGGTCAGATGGAGCTTAACGTCATGGAACCTGTGCTTGTGTTTAACTTGCTTCAATCAATCAGCATCATGAACAACGGTTTCAGAAGCTTTACAGATCACTGTTTAGCAGGAATTGAAGCAAACGAAACGCGCATGAAAGAATATGTAGAAAAAAGCGTAGGGATTATTACAGCTGTTAACCCTCACTTAGGCTATGAAGTCGTATCTCGTATTGCGCGTGAAGCGATTTTAACAGGAAAACCAATTCGTGAGCTTTGCCTTCAATACGATGTGTTAACAGAAGAGGAATTAGATCTCATTTTAAATCCATTTGAAATGACGAACCCTGGTATTGCAGGAAGTTCATTGTTTGATCGTCAGTAA
- a CDS encoding STAS domain-containing protein — MESLLLDKKLKHITNLILEKKEEFSKQKKYEEKDIQQQLEPWRVHLIQIYADSVSTNDTKNFEVLEEWGREVANLLVVLQLPLDVALEEISYYRNVIGEIIKEEAKAETFTFDAFYQVISRFNVVVDKAVHWVSKSYMTDFANKIQSARYAIDELSIPVVRITKEIGVIPLVGDLDTNRAQILMENALQHGSDYKLNWLIIDLYAVPIIDTMVADQIFKVIGALRLLGIQVVLSGIRAEIAQTMVNLGLDLADITTFSSLHQAVEYVNQAD; from the coding sequence ATGGAGTCATTATTATTAGATAAAAAGCTTAAACACATTACGAATTTAATTCTAGAAAAAAAAGAAGAGTTCTCAAAACAAAAAAAATATGAAGAAAAAGATATTCAACAACAGTTAGAACCGTGGCGCGTTCATTTAATTCAAATATATGCTGATTCTGTCTCAACAAATGATACAAAAAACTTTGAAGTGCTTGAGGAATGGGGAAGAGAAGTAGCGAATTTACTCGTTGTCCTTCAGCTTCCGTTGGATGTAGCATTAGAAGAAATCAGCTATTACCGAAATGTTATCGGAGAAATTATTAAAGAAGAAGCAAAAGCTGAGACGTTTACGTTTGATGCCTTCTATCAAGTTATTTCTCGTTTCAACGTAGTAGTAGACAAGGCTGTACACTGGGTTAGTAAATCATATATGACGGACTTTGCAAACAAAATTCAATCCGCTCGCTATGCAATTGATGAACTTTCAATTCCTGTGGTACGCATTACGAAAGAAATTGGCGTGATTCCTCTTGTTGGCGATTTAGATACAAATCGCGCTCAAATTTTAATGGAAAATGCGCTTCAACACGGCAGCGACTACAAGCTAAATTGGTTGATTATTGATTTATACGCGGTTCCAATTATTGATACGATGGTAGCGGACCAAATTTTTAAAGTAATCGGTGCTTTAAGATTATTAGGAATTCAAGTGGTTTTAAGCGGGATTCGTGCTGAAATTGCTCAGACGATGGTGAACTTAGGGTTAGATTTGGCTGACATTACGACTTTCAGTAGCCTTCACCAAGCAGTGGAATACGTTAATCAAGCGGACTAA
- a CDS encoding helix-turn-helix domain-containing protein, with protein MLSRLAQLRKEKKWSLQYTADQLEIAKSTYAGYESGYRRPSLEALVTIAELFDTSTDYLLGKEKEPHSLSDAPIELTSPQTHTITVDGAELSQEEIQQLTAFIRAKRQIEKETAPSSI; from the coding sequence ATGTTAAGCAGATTAGCTCAACTCAGGAAAGAAAAAAAATGGTCTCTTCAATATACAGCTGACCAGCTTGAAATTGCTAAAAGCACCTACGCAGGATACGAATCTGGCTATCGTCGTCCTTCTCTTGAAGCACTCGTTACAATCGCAGAACTATTTGATACATCAACAGACTACTTGCTAGGTAAGGAAAAGGAACCTCATTCTCTTTCAGATGCACCCATCGAATTAACATCGCCTCAAACTCATACGATTACGGTTGACGGTGCGGAACTATCTCAAGAAGAAATTCAGCAGCTGACGGCTTTTATTCGTGCTAAAAGACAAATTGAAAAAGAAACTGCACCTTCTTCAATTTAA
- a CDS encoding STAS domain-containing protein, which produces MHKNQDLYHFFKEHSLQLTEDWYNQLDDENEFSVYSSKNPAIVKELKQQNQDYFQHLFDVFIKDEEYFFSDFQQWSIELARDPKHLNTPLHFIIREYFNSQKIAVNYLKKFISLHSNEVSVDKIFMWYDIIVKAFDLSIYIFIQEYHKNTQEQLNAQKELINELSSPVIMLQNKVALLPLVGDIGTVKSQFILENTLQQCSEKGVEHLCIDLLGVATIDTMMAQEIFNLVKALRLIGVQTILSGIRPEISQTAIRLGLSFEHVKTTSSLAQALNSIS; this is translated from the coding sequence ATGCATAAAAATCAGGACTTATATCATTTTTTCAAAGAACATTCTCTTCAATTAACTGAAGACTGGTACAATCAGCTCGACGATGAAAATGAGTTCTCTGTCTATTCGAGTAAAAATCCAGCAATTGTGAAAGAACTGAAGCAGCAAAATCAAGATTATTTCCAGCATTTATTTGACGTATTTATAAAGGATGAGGAGTATTTTTTTTCAGATTTTCAGCAGTGGTCGATAGAACTAGCGCGTGATCCAAAGCATTTAAATACGCCTCTTCACTTTATTATTCGAGAATATTTTAATTCACAAAAAATTGCCGTTAATTATTTAAAGAAGTTTATCTCCTTGCATTCGAATGAGGTAAGCGTAGATAAGATATTTATGTGGTATGACATTATTGTTAAAGCTTTTGATCTATCTATTTATATCTTTATTCAAGAATATCATAAAAATACGCAAGAACAGCTGAACGCTCAGAAAGAGTTAATTAATGAATTAAGTTCTCCTGTCATCATGCTTCAAAACAAAGTTGCACTTCTGCCTCTTGTGGGGGATATTGGAACGGTCAAAAGTCAGTTTATTTTAGAAAATACGCTTCAGCAATGCTCGGAAAAAGGCGTTGAACATTTATGTATTGACCTGCTCGGCGTAGCTACGATTGATACGATGATGGCACAGGAGATTTTTAATTTAGTAAAAGCTCTTCGTTTAATTGGTGTGCAAACAATTTTATCTGGAATTCGACCGGAAATTTCTCAAACTGCAATTCGTTTAGGGCTTTCATTTGAACATGTTAAAACTACTTCTTCTCTTGCACAAGCACTTAATTCTATTAGTTAA
- a CDS encoding GlsB/YeaQ/YmgE family stress response membrane protein has protein sequence MSFIWTLIVGGLIGWLAGALTGRDVPGGIIGNIIAGFIGAWLGSLIFGDFGPEIGGFAIVPAIIGAVILVLIVSFVLRKMRGNNNHRHA, from the coding sequence ATGTCATTTATTTGGACGCTTATTGTTGGAGGACTTATCGGCTGGCTTGCTGGTGCGTTAACGGGACGAGATGTTCCAGGTGGAATTATCGGAAACATCATCGCTGGGTTCATTGGAGCATGGTTAGGCTCTCTAATTTTTGGAGATTTCGGTCCAGAGATTGGCGGATTCGCAATTGTTCCTGCTATTATTGGTGCTGTTATTTTAGTCTTAATTGTGAGCTTTGTTTTACGCAAAATGCGCGGAAATAATAATCATCGACATGCCTGA
- a CDS encoding GlsB/YeaQ/YmgE family stress response membrane protein, whose product MSFLWALIVGGIIGWLAGLITGRDVPGGIIGNIIAGFIGSWLGSAIFGSFGPVVGGFAIIPAIIGSIILVLIVSFIMRKMRGNHKHA is encoded by the coding sequence ATGTCATTTTTATGGGCACTTATTGTAGGTGGTATTATTGGGTGGCTTGCCGGATTAATTACAGGAAGAGACGTTCCGGGAGGTATTATTGGTAACATTATTGCCGGTTTTATCGGTTCTTGGTTAGGTTCAGCTATCTTTGGAAGCTTCGGACCAGTTGTAGGTGGATTCGCTATTATTCCTGCTATTATCGGATCAATCATTTTAGTGTTAATCGTAAGTTTCATTATGAGAAAAATGCGTGGTAATCATAAACATGCCTAA
- a CDS encoding aspartyl-phosphate phosphatase Spo0E family protein — translation MLLSTHPKDKSMYQILIEEIEQTRTLMIQTAVREGMTSPNTLQVSRSLDALLNKLQIFFYQ, via the coding sequence ATGCTGCTTTCAACCCACCCAAAAGACAAATCCATGTACCAAATACTAATAGAAGAAATCGAACAGACACGAACGTTAATGATTCAAACGGCTGTCCGTGAAGGAATGACAAGTCCTAACACACTTCAAGTTAGTCGATCATTAGATGCTTTATTAAATAAACTTCAAATTTTCTTCTACCAATAA
- a CDS encoding GNAT family N-acetyltransferase — protein MKIKNQSDVVEQHLIQHWMYFQHTKKSVKVDTPEIKWISASPYNRGIYAGTRHIEPALGICSPEGEEPLWIVGPSSYDNLGPVLHKNGFVPYEKWIGMIQHIQEKEYVHTGVEGFQCKRVHTEAELKEWITVYIDGYQKPEEYQADFLERFRELMQHTDQYQLYLGLYHNRPAVAGSLFFYDGTAGLYCITTARHMRRKGLATAYLKEVLTGAKKQVDTCILHATSAGKPAYEKLGFTAVNEFDVYRWRNRDGT, from the coding sequence GTGAAAATAAAAAATCAAAGCGATGTAGTAGAACAGCACTTGATTCAGCACTGGATGTATTTTCAGCATACGAAGAAATCTGTGAAGGTGGATACGCCAGAAATTAAATGGATTTCTGCATCTCCTTACAATCGCGGTATATATGCAGGAACCCGTCATATTGAGCCTGCGTTAGGGATATGCTCTCCGGAAGGGGAGGAACCTCTATGGATTGTTGGTCCATCTTCATATGATAACCTTGGGCCAGTTCTTCATAAAAATGGATTTGTTCCTTATGAAAAATGGATCGGAATGATTCAGCACATTCAAGAAAAAGAATACGTACATACAGGAGTAGAAGGGTTTCAATGTAAGCGAGTGCACACAGAAGCTGAATTGAAAGAATGGATAACGGTATACATAGACGGCTATCAAAAACCAGAAGAATATCAAGCTGACTTTCTTGAAAGGTTTAGGGAGCTTATGCAGCACACTGACCAATATCAGTTATATCTGGGCCTTTATCACAACCGGCCAGCTGTAGCTGGGTCTCTCTTTTTTTATGACGGTACAGCGGGTTTGTACTGTATCACTACAGCTAGACATATGAGAAGAAAAGGCCTGGCCACCGCATATTTGAAGGAAGTTCTTACTGGAGCAAAAAAACAGGTGGATACGTGTATTTTGCATGCTACAAGTGCAGGAAAGCCAGCCTATGAAAAACTTGGTTTTACAGCGGTTAACGAATTTGATGTATATAGATGGAGAAATAGAGATGGAACATAA
- a CDS encoding asparaginase, whose product MKKLLLLSTGGTVASLEGENGLVPGMEPDQLLSYIPDLNEHCQIDSKSLMNLDSTNMQPECWIEMAKAIEEHYNEYDGFVITHGTDTMAYTSAALSYMLQHSKKPIAITGSQIPISFSKTDAKRNIADAIRFACEETGGVYVVFDGRVIQGTRAIKLRTKSYDAFESINYPYVASIHDNTVEYTKPVRSSKEELTVNTSLCTDVAVVKLFPGIKPEFFDGLKDVYQGVVVESYGSGGIPFQVRNILAKLVELTNHGVSVVITTQCLEEGEDMGIYEVGRMINHDSVVRSKNMNTEAIVPKLMWVLGQTKDPHQVKKMMETSIAEDIN is encoded by the coding sequence TTGAAAAAACTATTATTGTTATCAACTGGTGGAACGGTCGCTTCACTTGAAGGTGAAAATGGACTTGTTCCTGGAATGGAGCCAGATCAATTACTAAGCTACATACCTGATTTAAATGAACACTGTCAAATTGACAGCAAATCTCTTATGAATCTTGATAGTACAAATATGCAGCCAGAATGTTGGATAGAGATGGCAAAAGCGATTGAAGAGCATTATAATGAATACGATGGTTTTGTTATCACCCATGGAACTGATACAATGGCCTACACATCGGCAGCTCTTTCTTACATGCTTCAGCATTCTAAAAAACCAATTGCGATTACAGGATCTCAAATTCCTATTTCATTTAGTAAAACGGACGCGAAGCGCAATATTGCAGATGCGATTCGCTTTGCTTGTGAAGAAACAGGCGGAGTCTATGTAGTCTTTGACGGTCGTGTGATTCAAGGCACAAGAGCAATCAAGCTTCGTACAAAAAGCTATGATGCATTTGAAAGCATTAATTATCCATACGTGGCGTCTATCCATGATAATACGGTGGAATATACAAAACCCGTTCGCTCTAGTAAAGAAGAGTTGACGGTTAATACATCTCTTTGTACGGATGTAGCAGTTGTTAAACTGTTTCCCGGCATTAAACCTGAATTTTTCGATGGATTAAAGGATGTATATCAAGGCGTTGTTGTTGAAAGCTATGGAAGTGGAGGTATTCCATTTCAAGTTCGCAACATTTTAGCCAAGCTTGTTGAGTTAACAAACCACGGTGTATCCGTTGTCATTACGACTCAGTGTCTTGAAGAAGGAGAAGACATGGGCATTTATGAAGTAGGCCGAATGATTAATCATGACAGCGTCGTGCGCTCAAAAAACATGAACACAGAAGCCATTGTTCCTAAATTAATGTGGGTGCTCGGACAAACGAAAGACCCTCACCAAGTTAAAAAGATGATGGAAACGTCGATTGCAGAAGATATTAATTAA